GTCTGGATGAACGCATTCGAAACGGAAGGTGTTGATCCGACATTCTACGCGAATCGTGAACGTGCACTCGGCGAGATCATGCCATGGCAGCATATCTCGTGCGGTGCTGATGAAGCATTCTTATGGCGCGAATATGAGAACGCACAAAAAGAAGTATTGACAGGGGATTGCCGCCGCGATGCGTGCAACTTCTGTGGTGTATGTCCGAACCTCAATGTAACGGTAATAGATGGAGGATTGGCGAAATGAAAACAATCATTCGAGCAGAAATAACGAAAGACGAAGAGATTCGCTACATTTCGCATCTCGACTATGCGGGCGCAGTTGAACGTGCGATCCGTCGTGCAGGTATCCCTGCCGCATATTCGGAAGGATTTAATCCGCATATGAAACTTGCTTTTGCATCGGCACTTGCTGTTGGTGTGACGAGTTCAAGCGAGTATATGGACGTTGAACTTGCCGAATCGTATTCGCTGTCTTGTTTTACACAGCTGTTGGAGCAAGCACTGCCGAAAGGTATTCGCTTAAAACGTGCTGTCTACAAAGATGCATCTGATAAAAAAGCATTGATGGCACTTGTAGAACGCGCTTCGTATCGCATCGTATTGCCGAGCGGATATGATAAAGAGGCAATCAAAAAAGCGATCGCTTCGTTTGAGGCGGAACTTGACGTTGTGATCTGGAAAGAAAC
The DNA window shown above is from Selenomonadales bacterium and carries:
- a CDS encoding DUF2344 domain-containing protein; this translates as MKTIIRAEITKDEEIRYISHLDYAGAVERAIRRAGIPAAYSEGFNPHMKLAFASALAVGVTSSSEYMDVELAESYSLSCFTQLLEQALPKGIRLKRAVYKDASDKKALMALVERASYRIVLPSGYDKEAIKKAIASFEAELDVVIWKETPKSRKEVEVKQYMAAPIKFVEGEQDELLMDILITPQGSVKPEQILRALYDSFGFPIEVETVQIERTGLFCRRNGKWTALIA